DNA sequence from the Eptesicus fuscus isolate TK198812 chromosome 7, DD_ASM_mEF_20220401, whole genome shotgun sequence genome:
TATACAGTAAGAATGTTACTTCAAGTAAAACTTTAATAAATACCCAATTTTGGCATTATTTCCTTAAATATCTTTACCATTGAATAGAATAAATGATGGGCATCAAGACCGATGCAAGctaatcttcctttttttctttttgtgtgcaGGCTAATCTTAAATAAAAGCACTCTTGATCTGGTTTATATTTAGAGAACTGGTAATGTTTTATCTTGTTGGTCTTGTTCAAGAATCTTGAAATCCTCCAAAGGAAGACTGCTTAAGGCAGTTGGTAAAATGTGTTCGGATGTGCCTTTAGGTAATATGTTATTTGCTTCTAGATTCTTCACAAAGCAAGTGGCTTTGATCCATCTTCGAGTTGCTCTGCGTTCTTTTTGTAGGcaagttttcattttccttcttaaacttgctatttctttttccagtttAATTATCCTCTTTTTTGCCTCCATAGGATTCCTAAAGGCATAACTGTGTTCAAGTAGCACTTGTTGACTATTAATGTTTGATTTTAAATTAGATGGTCCAGTTGGAGTACAACTGTTACTTTTCTTCAGAAGATTCCGTGACTTGAGTTTCTGCACCAAATAAAATTAGAGGGTTGTACATAAGTTATGCACTATCACAAATAAATTTTGTCCAATTTAAATAACAgtatttaaatttctcttttaaaaactgattttaaaagataGCAAACATCACCAACCCATCTCATGTAATCATAGATTCAAGTTTTTCAAGTGGTTGAATTAACTCAAGTCAcctatttctgtttgttttccctCTGCAAAGAGATACTAACATTGGTTTGGAAATAGACAATGGACTTCCAAGGTCCTTCCAAATTGTTACGATTTTATGGAGACTATAAATATCTTTTGTAATTGTCTAAGGCCAATATAATGTATTTAGATATTTATGTGATACTGATTTGATCTCTTTTGTAGGTAAATATtatttgctcaattaatatttcagaCCTTGGatcctacttaataaaaatatattcccaaGTATCAAGCCCCTGAATAGATTTAGTACTTATTGTTTAGTTATAGCTCCCATTCAAGGATTTAAAATGTGGACAGAAATTTTTGCTCAAATCAGAAACCTGAGGacccttttttcctttattacttTCATTCAATTAGTCATCAAGTCCTATTAATTCTACATCCTATATATCTCTATCATGAATCATCTCCTctagcattctttttaaaaattattaaatctattggggtgacattggttaatatgatcatataggtttcaggtgtgggattctatgttacaagatctgtatattgcactgtgtgctcaccacccaaagtcaaatcttgtCCCTTCACCATATATTCGGTCCCCTTCACCCCACCCACCTCTTTAGCTTTCTT
Encoded proteins:
- the THAP2 gene encoding THAP domain-containing protein 2, producing MPTNCAAAGCATTYNKHINISFHRFPLDPKRRKEWVRLVRRKNFVPGKHTFLCSKHFEASCFDLTGQTRRLKMDAVPTIFDFCTHIKSMKLKSRNLLKKSNSCTPTGPSNLKSNINSQQVLLEHSYAFRNPMEAKKRIIKLEKEIASLRRKMKTCLQKERRATRRWIKATCFVKNLEANNILPKGTSEHILPTALSSLPLEDFKILEQDQQDKTLPVL